The nucleotide window ACCGCGTGCAGGCGCTGCGTCACCGCGGCCGCCAGGTGACCGGCTTCGTCACGCACGTCGAGTTCACCGACGTCTGGGTCATGGGCCACCCGCGGTTCGTCGTCCACGTCCGGTTTCCGACGGAGGCGGGGGAGCGCACGGTCGTGACGACCATGGTCACGTCCCTGTTCCAGGCCCCGGCCCGCGGTTCGGCGGTGCAGGTCCGCTACGACCCCCGCGACCCCGGCACGGTCCTGGTGGAACCGGCGCCTGCCGGGTCGTCCTGCTAGAGCGGAGAGCGCTTTCATATGTCCAGTCCCGCCCGTCCGGCCGCCCTGCTGGCCGGCTTCCTCGGCGGCGGCGTCGCCGGGGCGACACTGAGTGCGTTCATCGCCGGCATCGTGCTCGAGAAGGCCCCGCTGATCCTCTTCGGCGTGGGCCTGCCGATCGGCTACGGCTTCCTGGTCTTCGTCGCGGGCATCCCCCGCCGCACCCGCGAGGCGGCGGTCGTTCCCCGCCTGGCGCTGGCGCGGATCGAGAGCCTGCGCGCGGGCGGCACGGAGACGGGCGACGTCCCGGTCGACTTCGAGCTCACGATCGCCCCTGGCGGCGAGCCGCCGTTCCGCAGCCGGATGACCTCCGACGTGAACCTGGTCGACCTCCCGCGTTATCGCCCCGGTGACGTCCTCGTGGTCGCCTACCCGCCGGACCGCCCGTGGCGAGCCACGATCGTCCCGAACCCGACGCCGGAGTGGCAGCACCGCGCGGCCGAAGCCGTCATCCGGCCCGCCCCCGAGTCCCCCGTGGTCCAGCAGCCCCCGGAGGGCTGGGGGTTCGCGCTGGCCGGCTGCACCGGCCTGCTCCTGGGCGCGGCCATCGTGCTCGGCCTGTTCCGCGTCGAGCTGTTCACCCCGCAACCACCGCCCGCCGAACAGCCGCCGGCGTCATCCTCGAGTTCCACCACGATCACCGTCGGCCCGCGGCAGGAGTTCCCGGACGCGGCGGAACTGCGCCGCACCATCGAGCTGCTGGCGGCAACCGCCCAGGTCCCGCTCGACCGGATCCCCGAGCTCGCAGAGCAGGCGACGAGCGTCCTCGACGTCGGGTGGCCACGGAGCTGGCAGATCACGGTCACCAGGGCGGACGTCACCACGGTCCGCCTCACCGTCACCGGCCCCGGCGGCAGCGCGTCCCTCGTGCTGCCGCCGGGGTGACCAGCTCAATGCTCGAGGGACGCGTCAGCTGGACCGGTTGGCCCACCAGGTCTGGCCGGCCTCGGGCAGCGTCGAGATCGGGTCGTAGTACGGGTACCGCCGCTGCAGGGCCTCCGGGTCCTCCAGCTCGATCCCGGTCCGGTAGTTCTTGGTCCAGTACGAGATCCCGAGCTCCCGGTCGTACTCGGCCAGCTGGTGCACCCACCGCTTGCCGACATACGGCACGTCGCACACGATCCGCGGCGTCGCATACCCCGGCAGGTAGCCCATGATCGCGTGCTGCAGCTCCTGTGCCTCGTGCACCGACACCCGCCAGTGCTCGGCGTTCGGGATCATGTCGCACATGTAGAAGTAGTACGGCAGGATGTTCGCTTCCCCCTGCAGCGCAAAGCAGAGGTCCAGCAGCGCCGCCGGCGTGGCGTTCACCCCGCGCATCAGCACGCCCTGGTTGCGCACGTCGCGGACCCCGACGTTCAGTGCCGTCTGGGCCGCCTCCGCCACCAGGGGGGTCACCGACTGGGCGTGGTTGACGTGGGTGTGGATCGCCAGGTTCACCCCGCGGCGCTGGGCCGTTACGGCGACGCGCTCCAGGCCTTCCACCACCTTCGGCTGGAGCCAGTGCTGGGGGAGCGCCGCCAGTGCCTTGGTCGCCAGGCGGATGTCGCGGACCGTGTCGATGTCCATCAAGCGCATCAGGAACGACTCCAGCTGCGGCCACGGCACGTTGGCCACGTCGCCGCCGGACACCACGACGTCGCGGACGCCCGGGGTCTTCTTGAGGTACGCGATCATCGCGTCCTGGCGGTCGACCGGTTTGAGGCTGAGCTTGTGCTTCTCCACCGTCTCCGTCGAGTTGCCGACCAGGTCCATGCGGGTGCAGTGGCCGCAGTACTGGGGGCAGGTCGAGATCATCTCGGCCAGCACCTTCGTCGGGTAGCGGTGGGTGAGGCCCTCCACCACCCACATCTCGGCCTCGTGCAGGGAGTCGCGTTCGGAATGGGGGTGGCTCGGCCAGACCGGGTCGCGGTCGGAGCGCACCGGGAGCATGTAGCGGCGGATCGGGTCGGCGTAGAACGCCTCGGTGACCTTGGCCGGGTCGGTGCCGGCCGTGGGGGCCATCGTGTTGAGCATCTGCGGGGGCAGCAGCATCGACATCGTCGCCATCTCGCGCTGGTCGGCGAGCAGGTCGTCGTAGAAGCGCTCCTCGAGCAGGTCGCCCATCAGGGCGCGCAGCTGCTTGACGTTGCGGACGCAGTGCACCCGCTGCCACTGGGCGTCACGCCACTCGGCTTCGGTCACGTCGTGCCAGCCAGGAAAGCGGCGCCAGTCGGGTTCCACCAGCTCGGCGCGGGCGTACTCGTAGGGCTGGTCGAAGGCGGCGGCAGGCGTCACAGGTTCCTGGATCGCAGTCACTTGTACTCCTAGTCGTCGGGAACGCGTTAAAATATCCTGTCATAACGTTCTCACGGAGTAAATCTTCCTGCCTGCTGGGTCGCTGTCCCCCACGTGGACGCAGGGGGCAGACTCAGGGGCGTGACGGACGAACACACGACGCTCCTGCTCGGCGGGCGCATCTACACCCCCGCCGGCCCGGACGCCACGGCGATGGCGGTCACCGGCGGCACCGTGGTCTGGGTCGGCCAGGACGCCCCGGCGCGTGCCCTGCACTCCGGCGCCGAGGAAATCGACCTCCAGGGTGCCTTCGTCGCCCCCGCGTTCGTTGACGCGCACGTCCACGCCACCGCCACCGGCCTGCACCTGACCGGCCTCGACCTCACCGGCGTCCGCAGCGGCACCGAACTGCTGGCCCGCGTGCGCGCCGCCGTCACCCCCGGCCAGGTACTGCTCGCCCACGGCTGGGACGAGACCACCTGGACCGACCCGCGCCTGCCCAGCCGCGCCGAGCTCGACGCCGCCGCCGGCTCCACACCCGTCTACCTCAGCCGGGTCGACGTCCACTCCGCCCTGGTTTCCACCCCCCTGGTGGAGCTGACCCCGGCCGCGGAGAAGGCCGACGGCTGGTCGCCCGACGGCCCGCTGACCCGCG belongs to Amycolatopsis tolypomycina and includes:
- a CDS encoding DUF3592 domain-containing protein, coding for MSSPARPAALLAGFLGGGVAGATLSAFIAGIVLEKAPLILFGVGLPIGYGFLVFVAGIPRRTREAAVVPRLALARIESLRAGGTETGDVPVDFELTIAPGGEPPFRSRMTSDVNLVDLPRYRPGDVLVVAYPPDRPWRATIVPNPTPEWQHRAAEAVIRPAPESPVVQQPPEGWGFALAGCTGLLLGAAIVLGLFRVELFTPQPPPAEQPPASSSSSTTITVGPRQEFPDAAELRRTIELLAATAQVPLDRIPELAEQATSVLDVGWPRSWQITVTRADVTTVRLTVTGPGGSASLVLPPG
- a CDS encoding KamA family radical SAM protein; the protein is MTAIQEPVTPAAAFDQPYEYARAELVEPDWRRFPGWHDVTEAEWRDAQWQRVHCVRNVKQLRALMGDLLEERFYDDLLADQREMATMSMLLPPQMLNTMAPTAGTDPAKVTEAFYADPIRRYMLPVRSDRDPVWPSHPHSERDSLHEAEMWVVEGLTHRYPTKVLAEMISTCPQYCGHCTRMDLVGNSTETVEKHKLSLKPVDRQDAMIAYLKKTPGVRDVVVSGGDVANVPWPQLESFLMRLMDIDTVRDIRLATKALAALPQHWLQPKVVEGLERVAVTAQRRGVNLAIHTHVNHAQSVTPLVAEAAQTALNVGVRDVRNQGVLMRGVNATPAALLDLCFALQGEANILPYYFYMCDMIPNAEHWRVSVHEAQELQHAIMGYLPGYATPRIVCDVPYVGKRWVHQLAEYDRELGISYWTKNYRTGIELEDPEALQRRYPYYDPISTLPEAGQTWWANRSS